A section of the Polynucleobacter sp. AP-Jannik-300A-C4 genome encodes:
- a CDS encoding FAD-binding and (Fe-S)-binding domain-containing protein — protein MNKPLDFPLPEFVANKAELAKRLRQETSGEVMTDMASRGRYATDASIYQAMPVAVFVPKTAEDIATAIQIAADLGVPVLPRGGGTSQCGQTTGTALVIDNTKYFRKLLHADPEKATAVVEPGIVLDHLNAALKPHGLWYPVDVSTAGQATIGGMAGNNSCGSRSIAYGNMVHNVLGIDAWLASGQVASFGNYANSSGAAKQLGDFVKGLANSLQPEIEAHFPKVLRRVAGYNLDVFHPQSERPYTQDGSVNLAHLLVGSEGTLAYFKSLELKLAPLPQHKVLGVVNFASFFKAMDSAQHIVKLGPTAVELVDRTMIDLARHNPSFKKTIETALIDASGPTPEAILLVEFSGEAHAPLLEKLKSLQGLMGDLGLPGSVVAMPDAGLQKNLWEVRKAGLNIMMSLKGDGKPVSFIEDCAVPLESLAEYTQALTDVFSKYGSRGTWYAHASVGTLHVRPILDMRRDGAQKMRAVAEEASALVRKYKGAYSGEHGDGLCRGEWISWQFGPKITEALAEIKHEFDPNGLFNPGKIIDPPKMDDASNFRFPPSYKVIPLQPALDWSAWNVQNNPVTEETSAPGTGGDPAMGLAKAVEMCNNNGHCRKFDAEVMCPSYRVTRDEKHLTRGRANTLRLALSNQLDIKDESSPLGIDAIKEVMELCVSCKACRRECPTGVDMAKMKIEFLSAYKKRVGYSLRDLAVAYLPKYAPIISSIPGLPALLNLRNHIAPIAKLQEWIMGISAQRSLPIWKAKTFWNNLNAIAHYQFTPAELSQDDANGNKGVVLLADTFNAYFEDENLQAALAVLKAAGYRVHIPQKSLAKEKADSTPNTCSKEFCCGRTYLAAGMVDKAKASLDELVNHLAPFAEKNIPIIGLEPSCLFTLKDEALVMGFGERAVTVSKYVQLLEEFLAQEAKSGKLRLQLKPASRPVLFHGHCHQKSFAAVTPAMELLKLIPNAEPKLIESSCCGMAGSFGYEVEHIEVSKQMAEASLLPAIRKAPDSWVVADGTSCRHQIADGTQRDAVHIAKILAAHL, from the coding sequence ATGAACAAGCCACTCGATTTTCCTCTTCCAGAATTTGTTGCCAACAAGGCAGAGTTAGCTAAGCGCCTCAGGCAAGAAACCTCTGGTGAAGTAATGACCGATATGGCTAGTCGCGGACGTTATGCAACAGATGCTTCAATTTATCAAGCCATGCCAGTTGCTGTCTTTGTTCCCAAAACAGCCGAGGATATTGCAACAGCTATTCAGATTGCAGCTGATTTGGGTGTCCCAGTTTTGCCTCGCGGAGGGGGCACCAGTCAGTGCGGTCAAACCACCGGTACTGCACTCGTCATCGACAACACAAAATATTTCCGTAAGCTTCTACATGCGGATCCAGAAAAAGCAACTGCAGTTGTTGAACCTGGAATTGTTTTGGATCACCTCAATGCTGCACTTAAGCCTCATGGACTCTGGTACCCGGTAGATGTCTCTACTGCTGGTCAAGCAACCATAGGCGGCATGGCAGGCAATAACTCTTGCGGCAGTCGCTCTATCGCCTATGGAAACATGGTGCACAACGTTTTAGGGATTGATGCCTGGCTAGCCTCTGGGCAAGTAGCTAGCTTTGGAAATTACGCTAATAGCTCTGGCGCTGCAAAACAACTCGGTGACTTTGTAAAAGGTTTAGCCAATAGCCTCCAGCCTGAAATCGAAGCGCACTTTCCCAAAGTGTTGCGTCGTGTTGCTGGATACAACTTGGATGTCTTTCATCCACAAAGTGAGCGCCCGTATACACAAGATGGCAGTGTGAATTTGGCGCACCTGTTGGTAGGCAGTGAAGGTACTTTGGCGTATTTCAAATCGCTTGAGTTGAAATTGGCGCCCTTGCCACAACACAAAGTGCTTGGAGTGGTGAACTTTGCAAGTTTCTTCAAAGCAATGGATAGCGCGCAGCATATCGTCAAGCTTGGGCCCACTGCAGTTGAATTAGTCGATCGCACTATGATTGATTTAGCGCGTCACAACCCCAGCTTTAAGAAAACTATTGAGACTGCCCTCATTGATGCTAGCGGCCCCACTCCTGAAGCAATTCTCTTGGTGGAGTTCTCCGGTGAAGCGCACGCACCCTTGCTCGAGAAACTAAAGTCTTTACAGGGCCTTATGGGTGACCTAGGTCTGCCAGGCTCAGTAGTAGCTATGCCTGATGCTGGTTTGCAAAAGAATTTATGGGAAGTACGTAAGGCCGGCTTAAATATCATGATGAGCCTTAAAGGTGACGGCAAGCCAGTGAGCTTCATTGAAGATTGCGCAGTCCCGCTCGAGAGTCTTGCTGAATATACCCAAGCACTCACAGATGTATTTTCTAAGTATGGTTCACGAGGCACTTGGTATGCACATGCTTCTGTAGGTACCCTCCATGTACGCCCAATATTAGATATGCGCCGCGATGGCGCACAAAAAATGCGTGCCGTTGCTGAAGAGGCATCTGCATTGGTTCGCAAATATAAAGGCGCCTATAGTGGCGAGCATGGCGATGGACTTTGCCGTGGCGAATGGATCTCTTGGCAATTTGGCCCCAAGATTACTGAAGCACTTGCAGAAATTAAGCATGAATTTGATCCGAATGGATTATTTAATCCCGGCAAGATTATTGATCCACCGAAAATGGATGATGCGAGTAATTTCCGCTTCCCACCAAGTTATAAGGTCATTCCACTTCAGCCCGCTTTAGATTGGTCTGCCTGGAACGTACAAAATAATCCTGTCACTGAAGAGACCAGCGCACCGGGTACTGGCGGCGACCCGGCAATGGGCTTAGCCAAAGCAGTGGAGATGTGCAACAACAATGGTCACTGTCGTAAATTTGATGCGGAAGTGATGTGCCCAAGTTACCGCGTGACTCGCGATGAAAAGCACCTCACCCGTGGTCGCGCCAATACTTTACGTCTTGCACTCTCTAATCAATTGGATATTAAAGATGAAAGTTCACCCCTTGGTATCGACGCCATTAAGGAAGTGATGGAACTCTGTGTCAGCTGTAAGGCCTGCCGCCGTGAATGCCCTACTGGCGTCGATATGGCGAAGATGAAGATTGAGTTTTTGTCGGCCTACAAAAAACGGGTTGGGTACTCATTACGAGATCTAGCCGTTGCCTATCTACCGAAATATGCGCCGATCATTAGCAGCATCCCTGGTTTGCCTGCGCTACTCAATCTACGCAACCATATTGCGCCGATTGCCAAATTACAAGAATGGATCATGGGCATCTCTGCACAAAGAAGTCTACCAATCTGGAAAGCAAAAACATTCTGGAACAATCTGAATGCAATTGCACATTATCAATTTACCCCAGCCGAACTCAGTCAAGATGATGCCAATGGCAATAAAGGCGTTGTACTGTTGGCAGATACCTTCAATGCCTACTTTGAAGATGAGAATTTACAAGCAGCACTTGCGGTACTGAAGGCTGCTGGATATCGTGTCCATATTCCACAGAAGAGCTTGGCTAAGGAAAAAGCAGACTCCACACCAAATACGTGTTCCAAGGAATTTTGTTGTGGCCGTACCTATTTAGCTGCTGGTATGGTGGATAAAGCCAAAGCCAGTTTGGATGAGTTGGTAAATCATCTTGCGCCATTTGCAGAAAAGAATATTCCTATCATTGGTCTAGAACCTTCTTGCCTGTTTACCTTAAAGGATGAAGCTTTAGTCATGGGCTTTGGTGAGCGTGCGGTGACAGTAAGTAAGTATGTACAGCTCTTAGAAGAATTTTTAGCTCAAGAAGCAAAGAGTGGAAAACTGCGACTTCAGTTAAAGCCAGCCTCGCGCCCGGTGTTATTTCATGGTCATTGCCATCAGAAATCATTTGCTGCTGTAACACCGGCGATGGAGCTCTTGAAGTTAATCCCGAATGCTGAACCCAAGCTGATTGAATCATCCTGCTGCGGCATGGCAGGTAGCTTTGGTTATGAAGTTGAGCATATTGAGGTCTCAAAGCAAATGGCAGAAGCTAGCCTCTTACCAGCAATACGGAAGGCACCAGATAGCTGGGTGGTTGCAGATGGGACAAGCTGTCGCCACCAGATTGCCGATGGCACACAAAGAGATGCAGTACACATTGCCAAAATTTTGGCTGCCCATCTTTAA
- a CDS encoding GntR family transcriptional regulator yields the protein MMLTAPPNTQNLHEVTFQKLRALLVEGAITPGSKLNERELAEQLNVSRTPIREAIRRLAAAGLVELIANRGAIAVQLTRDDILHTFDVIANLEGYSGELAAQNISNQALIELEALQYEMMASYARRDLSSYYQLNLKIHQAINQAANNPVLSQLFTQVNARIEALRFRSNQDGVKWEKAVGEHQEMLDALKARDSVRMRKVMMQHVMNKRDVVIQLVDSESKQKVTA from the coding sequence ATGATGCTCACCGCACCACCAAATACCCAAAACCTACACGAGGTCACCTTCCAAAAGCTGCGAGCTTTATTGGTAGAGGGTGCCATTACACCGGGTAGCAAGTTAAATGAACGTGAATTAGCAGAACAGCTCAATGTGTCACGCACCCCTATTCGTGAGGCAATTCGACGTTTGGCTGCCGCCGGCCTAGTTGAGCTGATTGCCAACCGCGGAGCGATTGCAGTACAACTCACGCGGGATGACATCCTTCACACCTTTGATGTGATTGCGAACTTAGAAGGCTACTCCGGAGAACTAGCAGCGCAAAACATTAGCAATCAAGCTCTAATTGAACTGGAAGCACTTCAATATGAAATGATGGCCTCATATGCTCGCAGAGATCTCTCGAGCTACTACCAACTCAATCTCAAGATTCATCAGGCTATTAATCAAGCGGCAAACAATCCTGTCTTAAGCCAGCTCTTTACCCAAGTCAATGCCCGTATTGAGGCACTACGCTTTCGCTCCAACCAAGATGGCGTGAAGTGGGAGAAGGCAGTGGGAGAACATCAAGAAATGCTCGATGCATTAAAAGCACGTGACAGCGTGCGCATGCGCAAAGTCATGATGCAGCACGTCATGAATAAACGTGATGTAGTGATCCAATTAGTTGACTCAGAATCCAAACAGAAAGTTACAGCATGA